One part of the Sporosarcina ureae genome encodes these proteins:
- the alaS gene encoding alanine--tRNA ligase, which yields MKKLTAAEIRQMFLDYFKEHGHNVEPSAALVPVDDASLLWINSGVATLKKYFDGRVIPENPRIANAQKSIRTNDIENVGYTARHHTFFEMLGNFSIGDYFKEEAIIRAWDFLTNEQWIGFDPELLSVTIHPEDEEAYTIWKDQIGIPVERIIRLEGNFWDIGEGPSGPNSEIFYDRGPSYGDDFSDPELYPGGENERYLEIWNLVFSEFNHNPDHTYTPLPKKNIDTGMGLERMASVIQDVPTNFDTDLFLPIIEAVENVSGRKYGETTQADIAFKVISDHIRTVAFAIGDGALPSNEGRGYVLRRLLRRAVRFAKQLGIDKPFMYMLVPIVGDIMKDFYPEVHDKQAFIMKVVKNEEDRFHETLHDGMAILTTIIEKAKASDLPIVSGSDAFKLYDTYGFPFELTEEFALEENVAVDRIGFDEEMAAQRNRARAARATSDSMHVQSGVLGEVHEASEFIGYSQLETNAIVSVLVQDGQRIAHASEGETVQIILDQTPFYAESGGQVADKGTISNESFTAEVRDVKKAPNGQNLHTVFISSGELNEGVAVVAKVDEFSRNLTVKNHTATHLLHRVLKDVLGEHVNQAGSYVGPDRLRFDFSHFGQVTKEELERIEFQVNEQIWAGTPVNTMVSPIAEAKEMGAMALFGEKYGDIVRVVKVGDYSIELCGGCHVRNTSDINVFKIVSEGGIGAGTRRIEAFTGGQAFRSFKEDQAVIDQIATTAKATPKTVVTKVESILADFKELQRENESLQAKMGNSQLTSVMETAQQIEDVTVISANVEVKDNNGLRQLIDEMKQKTSKGVIVLGTVTDGKVMLAAGVTDDLKGSNYHAGKIVNHVASLCGGKGGGRPDMAMAGAKDASKLDDALQSVYDYVKSV from the coding sequence ATGAAGAAACTTACGGCAGCTGAAATCCGCCAAATGTTTTTAGACTATTTTAAAGAGCACGGACATAATGTAGAACCATCAGCTGCATTAGTACCAGTTGATGACGCATCACTATTATGGATCAACAGTGGAGTCGCAACATTGAAAAAGTATTTTGATGGAAGAGTAATTCCTGAGAACCCACGGATTGCAAATGCGCAAAAATCGATTCGTACAAACGACATTGAAAACGTCGGCTACACAGCGCGCCACCATACGTTCTTTGAAATGCTTGGCAACTTTTCAATAGGTGATTATTTCAAAGAAGAAGCTATCATCCGTGCGTGGGACTTCCTGACTAATGAACAGTGGATCGGTTTTGATCCGGAACTTTTATCTGTAACTATCCATCCAGAAGATGAAGAAGCATACACTATTTGGAAAGATCAAATTGGCATTCCAGTAGAGCGTATCATTCGTCTTGAAGGAAACTTCTGGGATATCGGCGAAGGTCCAAGTGGTCCGAACTCTGAAATCTTCTATGATCGCGGACCTAGTTACGGTGACGATTTCTCAGATCCAGAATTATATCCAGGTGGAGAAAATGAACGCTATTTAGAAATCTGGAACTTAGTATTCTCTGAGTTCAATCATAATCCTGATCACACGTATACACCGCTTCCAAAGAAAAACATCGATACAGGAATGGGTCTCGAGCGTATGGCATCCGTAATTCAAGATGTACCTACAAACTTCGATACAGATTTGTTCTTACCGATTATTGAAGCGGTTGAAAATGTATCAGGCAGAAAATATGGTGAAACGACGCAAGCGGATATTGCGTTTAAAGTCATCTCAGATCACATCCGTACCGTAGCCTTCGCAATCGGTGACGGCGCACTTCCGTCCAATGAAGGCCGTGGATATGTGCTGCGTCGTCTATTGAGAAGAGCGGTTCGTTTCGCGAAACAATTAGGCATCGATAAGCCATTCATGTACATGCTCGTACCGATTGTCGGAGATATCATGAAAGACTTCTACCCAGAAGTCCATGATAAACAAGCATTCATTATGAAAGTCGTGAAAAACGAAGAAGATCGTTTCCACGAAACATTGCATGACGGAATGGCGATCTTAACGACAATCATTGAAAAAGCAAAAGCTTCAGATTTGCCAATCGTTTCAGGCAGCGACGCGTTCAAACTTTATGACACATATGGTTTCCCGTTTGAACTAACAGAGGAATTTGCTCTAGAAGAAAATGTGGCAGTTGATCGTATCGGGTTTGACGAAGAAATGGCTGCACAACGAAATCGTGCACGTGCTGCGCGTGCAACGTCTGACTCCATGCATGTTCAATCCGGCGTGCTTGGTGAAGTGCATGAGGCAAGTGAGTTCATTGGCTATAGTCAACTAGAAACGAATGCGATCGTCAGTGTACTTGTGCAAGACGGTCAACGTATCGCACATGCATCTGAAGGTGAAACGGTACAAATTATTTTGGATCAGACACCGTTTTATGCAGAAAGTGGCGGTCAAGTAGCGGATAAAGGCACGATCTCAAACGAGTCGTTCACGGCAGAAGTTCGTGATGTCAAAAAAGCGCCTAATGGACAGAACTTGCATACCGTTTTCATCAGTTCAGGTGAATTGAATGAAGGAGTAGCAGTCGTTGCTAAAGTAGACGAGTTCTCTCGCAATTTGACAGTGAAGAATCATACAGCTACACACTTATTACATCGTGTGTTAAAAGATGTTCTTGGTGAACACGTCAATCAAGCAGGATCATATGTTGGCCCGGATCGTCTTCGCTTTGACTTCTCCCATTTTGGACAAGTTACAAAAGAAGAACTAGAGCGCATCGAATTCCAAGTCAATGAACAAATTTGGGCAGGTACGCCAGTGAACACAATGGTATCACCGATAGCTGAAGCGAAAGAAATGGGTGCGATGGCATTGTTCGGCGAGAAATACGGTGATATCGTACGCGTCGTCAAAGTTGGAGATTACTCAATCGAGCTATGTGGAGGATGCCACGTTCGCAATACGTCCGATATAAACGTATTCAAAATCGTTTCTGAAGGCGGAATCGGCGCGGGTACTCGACGCATCGAAGCATTTACGGGTGGACAAGCTTTCCGTTCATTCAAAGAAGATCAAGCGGTCATTGATCAAATAGCAACAACGGCTAAAGCAACTCCAAAAACGGTCGTCACTAAAGTTGAATCGATTCTCGCGGACTTTAAAGAACTTCAGCGAGAAAACGAATCACTGCAAGCGAAGATGGGCAACAGTCAATTGACAAGCGTCATGGAAACAGCTCAGCAGATCGAAGACGTCACAGTCATTTCTGCAAATGTAGAAGTGAAAGACAACAACGGTTTACGTCAATTAATCGATGAAATGAAACAAAAAACTTCCAAAGGCGTCATTGTACTTGGTACAGTAACGGATGGAAAAGTCATGTTGGCAGCAGGAGTTACCGACGATTTAAAAGGTAGCAACTACCACGCAGGAAAAATCGTCAACCACGTTGCATCTCTCTGTGGCGGAAAAGGTGGCGGTCGCCCAGACATGGCAATGGCTGGAGCAAAAGATGCGTCAAAACTTGATGATGCGCTTCAATCCGTGTATGATTATGTAAAATCTGTTTAA
- a CDS encoding IreB family regulatory phosphoprotein: MSSSDETMKFNFPEESMEEEVKSVMLHVYKSLEEKGYNPINQMVGYLLSGDPAYIPRHEDARSLIRKLERDEILEELVKFYIRENRGKSE, translated from the coding sequence ATGAGTTCATCAGATGAAACGATGAAGTTCAACTTTCCTGAGGAGTCAATGGAGGAAGAAGTCAAATCAGTCATGCTCCACGTTTACAAATCATTAGAAGAAAAAGGGTACAACCCGATTAATCAGATGGTCGGCTATTTACTATCTGGAGATCCAGCCTATATTCCACGCCACGAAGACGCTCGTAGTCTGATTCGGAAACTGGAACGAGATGAAATTCTAGAAGAATTAGTCAAGTTCTACATTCGGGAGAATAGAGGCAAATCCGAATGA
- the ruvX gene encoding Holliday junction resolvase RuvX — protein sequence MRIMGLDVGSKTVGIAISDSLGWTAQGIETIKIDEAVGSFGMKRVKQLIEEYEVTKFVVGYPKNMNNTIGPRGEASEQYAEKLREKFGLPVVLWDERLTTMAAERVLIDADVSRKKRKAVIDKMAAVMILQGYLDSQKI from the coding sequence ATGAGAATTATGGGATTGGATGTCGGCTCAAAAACAGTCGGCATTGCGATAAGCGACAGTCTCGGTTGGACAGCCCAAGGAATCGAAACTATCAAAATTGATGAGGCGGTAGGTTCTTTCGGGATGAAACGAGTCAAACAGCTAATAGAAGAATACGAAGTGACAAAATTTGTCGTCGGGTACCCGAAGAATATGAATAATACCATAGGGCCCCGCGGTGAAGCTTCCGAACAGTACGCAGAGAAATTGCGAGAAAAGTTCGGTTTACCTGTTGTTTTATGGGATGAAAGATTAACGACTATGGCTGCAGAACGCGTTTTAATCGATGCCGATGTGAGTCGAAAAAAACGTAAGGCAGTCATAGACAAAATGGCAGCAGTTATGATTTTGCAAGGATATTTAGATTCACAAAAAATTTAG
- a CDS encoding DUF1292 domain-containing protein yields MEHGQENMTIVDENGEEHVCEVILTFDSKEYERSYVLYHILDGEERDDDEEVEIHASAFIPTEEGQDGGSLLEIESDEEWDMIEEVLNTFLEEEDE; encoded by the coding sequence ATGGAACACGGACAAGAGAACATGACAATCGTAGATGAGAACGGCGAAGAGCACGTATGTGAAGTGATTTTAACATTTGATTCAAAAGAATATGAAAGATCATACGTCCTGTATCATATTTTAGACGGCGAAGAGAGAGACGATGACGAGGAAGTTGAAATCCACGCGTCCGCATTCATTCCGACTGAAGAAGGACAAGATGGTGGTTCACTTCTTGAAATTGAGTCCGATGAAGAATGGGATATGATCGAAGAAGTTTTGAACACATTCCTTGAAGAAGAAGACGAGTAA
- the mltG gene encoding endolytic transglycosylase MltG, producing the protein MFERMLEQKEEVRTVRKIVLWIVAIVLVVGIVGGFSVYTYIKGALQPVDPDSEKVIEVEIPIGSGLDTISEKLEKSGIIKSARIFKYYAKVNNEADFQAGTYGLSQSMTPDELIESLKTGVVYRTPAFTLVIPEGLTLDQIAEKTSEKTTITSEQFMKYVTDEQVIAEYMTKYPEVITDEILNENIRYALEGYLFPATYPFYEEKPTVKEVVDTMVDATVQNVIPYKAYWAPEDEELKKSRSVHKMLTFASLLEKEATGETDRQTIASIFNNRIAQGMPLQTDPTVLYALGEHKARVMNEDLKVDNVYNTYKNKGLPPGPIANAGTASLQATVEPSKTGYLFFLADKDGNNHYAKTYEEHLKNKAEFIDSQYK; encoded by the coding sequence ATGTTTGAACGAATGTTGGAGCAAAAGGAAGAAGTGAGAACCGTTAGAAAAATAGTACTTTGGATTGTTGCGATTGTATTGGTTGTAGGGATAGTAGGAGGCTTTTCAGTCTATACATACATAAAAGGCGCGTTGCAACCCGTTGATCCGGATTCGGAAAAAGTAATAGAAGTAGAAATTCCAATAGGTTCAGGTTTGGATACAATTTCTGAAAAACTGGAAAAGTCGGGTATTATTAAAAGTGCACGGATCTTTAAATACTACGCAAAAGTAAATAACGAAGCAGATTTCCAAGCAGGAACATATGGCTTGTCACAGTCTATGACGCCTGATGAATTAATCGAGAGTCTAAAAACAGGTGTAGTCTACCGCACGCCAGCATTTACGCTTGTGATTCCGGAAGGTTTAACACTTGATCAAATTGCAGAAAAAACGAGTGAAAAGACGACAATTACTTCAGAACAGTTTATGAAGTACGTGACGGACGAACAGGTCATTGCAGAATATATGACGAAGTATCCAGAAGTGATAACGGATGAAATTCTAAATGAAAATATCCGCTATGCTCTAGAAGGTTATTTATTCCCAGCTACTTATCCATTCTATGAAGAAAAACCGACTGTAAAAGAAGTTGTGGATACGATGGTAGATGCGACTGTACAGAACGTCATTCCGTATAAAGCCTACTGGGCACCAGAAGATGAAGAACTGAAGAAAAGTCGTTCAGTCCATAAAATGCTGACATTTGCTTCATTGTTGGAAAAAGAAGCAACAGGCGAAACGGATCGTCAAACGATTGCGAGTATCTTCAATAACCGCATTGCACAAGGTATGCCATTGCAGACCGATCCAACCGTTCTATATGCACTAGGCGAACACAAAGCCCGCGTGATGAACGAAGATCTAAAAGTGGACAATGTCTATAATACGTATAAAAATAAAGGATTACCGCCCGGCCCGATTGCAAATGCTGGAACAGCTTCCTTACAGGCGACAGTTGAACCGTCTAAAACAGGATATCTATTCTTCCTAGCAGATAAAGACGGTAACAATCACTATGCCAAAACGTATGAAGAACACTTGAAAAACAAAGCCGAATTTATTGATAGCCAGTATAAATAA
- a CDS encoding O-methyltransferase, translated as MTDYTAYISRFAEGKEPLILEMERFAEEHRVPIMDDAGLYTLIGLLKIQQPKRILEIGSAIGYSAIRLAKAFPDAIIYTVERDTERYEKAVENIERSGLRERITIIHADALELDETTLHQQPFDALFIDAAKGQYRKFFDKYSPLVGALGVIYCDNMFMHGMVLLEDADIPKRNRTMIRNLQQFTSWAMRNEQYETSLLPIGDGILIAVKK; from the coding sequence ATGACGGACTACACTGCGTACATTAGCCGCTTTGCAGAAGGAAAAGAGCCGCTCATCCTTGAAATGGAACGCTTCGCTGAAGAACACCGTGTGCCAATCATGGATGATGCAGGTCTTTATACGTTGATCGGGTTGCTGAAAATCCAGCAACCTAAGCGTATACTCGAAATCGGAAGTGCCATCGGCTATTCGGCTATTCGATTAGCAAAAGCGTTTCCGGACGCAATCATTTATACAGTCGAGCGCGACACGGAACGTTATGAGAAAGCAGTCGAGAACATTGAGCGTAGCGGATTGCGAGAGCGCATCACAATCATTCATGCAGATGCACTGGAACTGGATGAAACGACATTACACCAGCAACCATTTGATGCACTGTTCATAGATGCAGCAAAAGGACAATATCGAAAGTTTTTCGACAAATACAGTCCTCTTGTTGGTGCGTTAGGTGTAATTTATTGTGATAATATGTTTATGCATGGTATGGTGCTGTTGGAAGATGCAGACATACCAAAACGTAACCGAACAATGATTCGAAATTTGCAGCAATTCACGAGCTGGGCGATGCGCAATGAACAGTATGAAACGTCATTGTTACCAATAGGTGACGGCATTTTGATAGCCGTGAAAAAGTAG
- the udk gene encoding uridine kinase, with protein MKKKPVVIGITGGSGSGKTSVTKKIHEVFQGHSVVVIEQDDYYKDQSHLAFNERLQTNYDHPLAFDTDLLIQHIHQLINRQSIEKPTYDYTLHTRATEKEVVESQDVIILEGILVLEDERLRDLMDIKLFVDTDSDIRIIRRILRDIHDRGRTVDSVVEQYMTVVRPMHNQFIEPTKKYANIIIPEGGENAVAIDLMVTKIKTILASVDEV; from the coding sequence GTGAAGAAAAAACCTGTCGTGATCGGTATTACCGGAGGTTCAGGATCCGGAAAAACTAGTGTCACCAAAAAGATACATGAAGTATTCCAAGGTCATTCAGTCGTTGTCATTGAACAAGACGATTACTATAAAGATCAATCACATTTGGCATTTAATGAAAGATTACAAACGAATTATGATCATCCGCTAGCGTTCGATACAGATTTACTGATTCAACATATCCATCAGTTGATCAACAGACAGTCAATCGAAAAGCCGACATATGATTATACTTTGCACACACGGGCGACTGAAAAAGAAGTGGTAGAGTCACAAGACGTTATCATTCTTGAAGGAATATTAGTCTTAGAAGATGAACGTTTGCGTGATCTTATGGATATTAAGTTGTTTGTTGATACCGATTCAGATATACGAATTATTCGTCGTATTTTACGGGACATCCATGATCGTGGACGGACGGTAGATTCTGTCGTAGAACAATATATGACGGTTGTTCGTCCTATGCACAATCAATTCATTGAACCTACAAAAAAGTATGCTAATATAATCATTCCCGAAGGCGGCGAGAACGCGGTTGCGATTGATTTAATGGTAACGAAGATAAAAACAATTCTTGCATCTGTCGATGAAGTATAA
- the greA gene encoding transcription elongation factor GreA: MVSEKKFPMTAAGKAKLEEELEYLKTVKRVEVVERIKIARSYGDLSENSEYDSAKEDQAFVEGKISSIEGMIRNAVIITENELNTDEVQLGKTVTFREIPDGDKETYTIVGSAEANPLEGMISNDSPIAKALIGRKKDEKVRIQTPGGEMSVEILEIK; this comes from the coding sequence ATGGTTTCAGAAAAAAAGTTTCCAATGACAGCTGCAGGTAAAGCAAAGTTAGAAGAAGAATTAGAGTATTTGAAAACGGTTAAACGTGTGGAAGTAGTAGAAAGAATCAAAATCGCACGTAGTTACGGTGATTTATCGGAAAACTCCGAGTACGATTCAGCGAAAGAAGACCAGGCATTTGTCGAAGGGAAGATTTCTTCTATTGAAGGAATGATTCGCAATGCAGTCATTATTACTGAAAATGAATTAAATACGGATGAAGTTCAATTAGGTAAGACGGTCACATTCAGAGAAATTCCTGACGGTGACAAAGAGACATATACAATTGTAGGATCAGCAGAAGCGAATCCTCTAGAAGGTATGATCTCAAACGACTCACCAATTGCAAAAGCATTAATTGGTCGTAAGAAAGACGAAAAAGTTAGGATTCAAACTCCCGGCGGTGAAATGTCAGTAGAGATACTCGAGATAAAGTGA
- a CDS encoding DUF1510 family protein — translation MPDEGPKYSRSSRKQGSKANKVNRALNISIGVVVFLIAVVAIIFITGDDDKNEVAIEKPEESTQSDTAPIEPIVLDDEDDTDKPDKEDSEPTEVEEPEVQAPEETNEVVNEVVEEPEAPKVEEPKKEQPKKEQPKKEQPKKETSSDSGKKAIVNPDWKPVGTKQTGEHVSKYDGQSDDWNEKKKAISYATGLSEDQLYFDRIQNGGSPQKSEGIVRSKDNSKKYKVYLEWVDGQGWKPVKMDVLK, via the coding sequence ATGCCAGATGAAGGTCCAAAGTATTCAAGATCATCAAGAAAACAAGGTAGTAAAGCAAACAAAGTGAATAGAGCATTGAATATTTCAATAGGCGTCGTAGTTTTTCTGATTGCAGTGGTTGCTATTATTTTTATAACAGGTGATGACGACAAAAATGAAGTAGCGATTGAAAAGCCCGAAGAATCTACTCAGTCCGATACAGCACCAATTGAACCTATTGTTTTAGATGATGAAGATGATACGGACAAGCCTGATAAGGAAGATTCTGAACCAACAGAAGTGGAAGAGCCTGAAGTTCAAGCTCCTGAAGAAACTAACGAAGTGGTAAATGAAGTTGTGGAAGAACCGGAAGCACCTAAAGTAGAAGAACCGAAAAAAGAACAGCCGAAAAAGGAACAACCAAAAAAAGAGCAACCGAAGAAAGAAACTTCTTCTGATTCCGGCAAGAAAGCTATTGTAAATCCTGACTGGAAACCTGTAGGTACAAAGCAAACAGGCGAGCACGTCTCGAAGTACGATGGTCAATCCGACGATTGGAATGAAAAAAAGAAAGCCATCTCCTATGCGACAGGACTGTCTGAAGATCAGTTATATTTTGATCGCATTCAAAATGGAGGAAGTCCTCAAAAATCAGAAGGTATTGTCAGAAGTAAAGATAATTCCAAAAAATATAAAGTATATCTAGAGTGGGTTGACGGTCAAGGCTGGAAACCAGTGAAAATGGATGTATTGAAGTAA
- the mtnN gene encoding 5'-methylthioadenosine/S-adenosylhomocysteine nucleosidase, with protein MKIAIVGAMEEEVEILRREIGLGKITTIGNCEFIEGKVGKHQVIVTKSGIGKVNAAMATTILLQNYKPDVVLNTGSAGGTNPELEVGTIVISDYVLHHDVDVTAFGYELGQVPQLPASFPSDSTLIGFAREAVIELDTYEHCVGTIASADTFMDDPEKVLQVKSRFPRVIAVEMEAAAVAQVCYQFNTRCVVIRALSDIAGKESTVSFEEFLPLAAKHSSQIVLRVISKL; from the coding sequence ATGAAAATAGCAATCGTAGGAGCAATGGAGGAAGAAGTTGAAATATTGCGCAGAGAAATCGGTCTTGGGAAGATTACAACGATCGGAAACTGTGAGTTTATCGAAGGTAAGGTAGGTAAGCACCAAGTGATTGTGACGAAGAGTGGCATTGGTAAAGTAAACGCTGCCATGGCAACAACAATCCTACTACAAAACTACAAACCGGACGTAGTCTTGAATACAGGTTCTGCGGGTGGAACAAATCCTGAACTCGAAGTAGGAACGATTGTCATATCGGATTATGTCCTGCATCATGATGTCGATGTAACCGCATTCGGATACGAGCTAGGACAAGTACCACAACTTCCTGCAAGTTTCCCTTCAGATTCTACACTAATTGGTTTCGCTAGAGAAGCCGTCATTGAATTAGATACATATGAACATTGTGTAGGTACGATCGCTTCAGCTGATACTTTCATGGATGATCCTGAAAAAGTGTTACAAGTTAAAAGTAGATTTCCACGAGTGATCGCAGTAGAAATGGAAGCTGCGGCTGTTGCTCAAGTTTGTTATCAATTCAATACACGTTGTGTAGTAATCCGTGCACTATCTGATATTGCCGGAAAAGAATCCACAGTCAGTTTCGAAGAATTTTTACCGCTTGCTGCCAAACACTCGTCACAGATAGTTTTGCGTGTCATCTCGAAACTTTGA
- the sigK gene encoding RNA polymerase sporulation sigma factor SigK has translation MSGFFLAVMQLWLEIPALIGYIRGQAFLRPLSKKEEAECLRRLAEGDESARDELIEHNMRLVAHIVKKFQPKHELLDDYISIGAIGLMKAVNSFTPDRKTKLATYAARCIENEILMYLRTQKKVQKDVSLYEPIGMDKDGQSLEIADLLQTNDIPPQTTVEQNEQKERLYRHLNKLDSRELEIIQRRYGLLDDQPMTQKEIAEQLNISRSYVSRIEKRAIVKLYQSFKHEYQ, from the coding sequence ATGAGCGGGTTTTTCCTGGCCGTCATGCAATTATGGTTAGAGATCCCCGCGCTAATCGGATACATCAGAGGTCAAGCTTTCCTTCGTCCGTTATCCAAGAAGGAAGAAGCCGAATGCCTGAGACGATTAGCTGAAGGCGATGAAAGTGCACGAGATGAACTTATCGAACACAATATGCGTTTGGTCGCCCATATCGTCAAGAAGTTTCAACCGAAGCATGAACTGCTTGATGATTATATTTCAATCGGGGCGATTGGTCTGATGAAAGCCGTCAATAGCTTTACGCCAGACCGTAAAACAAAGCTTGCTACGTATGCTGCGCGCTGTATCGAAAATGAAATACTTATGTATTTACGAACACAGAAAAAGGTACAAAAAGATGTCTCCCTCTACGAACCAATCGGCATGGATAAAGACGGCCAATCCTTGGAAATCGCAGACCTCCTTCAAACAAACGACATACCTCCACAAACAACCGTAGAACAAAACGAACAAAAAGAGCGGCTATACCGACATTTGAACAAGCTAGATTCACGGGAGCTCGAAATCATCCAAAGACGATACGGCTTGTTAGACGATCAGCCGATGACCCAAAAAGAAATCGCAGAACAATTAAATATTTCCAGAAGTTATGTTTCACGAATCGAGAAGCGGGCAATCGTCAAATTGTATCAATCGTTCAAGCATGAATATCAATAA
- a CDS encoding YqeG family HAD IIIA-type phosphatase, with protein MLNRFLPSAYVKSVFLIKPEDLIENGIKGIITDLDNTLVEWDRADATEDIMAWFKSMRDAGLQITVVSNNHIERVSHFCGPLGIPYICEARKPLKRSFYQAMATLGLPKKEIVMIGDQLLTDVLGANRVGLQTILVVPVASSDAPITKFNRAIERRIMARFRRKGLLTWED; from the coding sequence GTGTTAAATCGTTTTTTACCGAGCGCATATGTTAAATCAGTATTTTTGATCAAACCGGAAGACCTGATTGAAAATGGTATTAAGGGCATCATTACGGATTTAGACAATACACTCGTTGAATGGGATCGTGCAGATGCCACGGAAGATATTATGGCGTGGTTTAAATCAATGCGCGATGCCGGTTTGCAAATTACAGTTGTTTCCAATAACCATATAGAGCGCGTTAGTCACTTTTGTGGCCCGTTAGGCATCCCGTATATTTGCGAAGCGCGAAAGCCGTTGAAGAGATCATTTTATCAAGCAATGGCTACGTTAGGATTGCCTAAAAAAGAAATCGTTATGATTGGTGATCAATTATTGACAGATGTCTTGGGTGCGAATCGAGTGGGGTTACAGACGATATTGGTCGTCCCTGTGGCAAGTTCCGATGCGCCAATCACGAAGTTCAATCGCGCGATTGAACGACGGATTATGGCAAGGTTTAGAAGAAAAGGATTACTTACGTGGGAGGACTAA
- the yqeH gene encoding ribosome biogenesis GTPase YqeH: protein MELIKCIGCGITIQTTDKTAEGYAPPASLEKEDVICQRCFKLRNYNELQPVSLSGDDFLAILNGIGEKQGLIVKVVDIFDFNGSWINGLHRFVGKKDILLIGNKADILPKAINPQRVKNWMKAEAAKLGLKPIDVLLVSAVKGNGMSEALDAIEKYRKGKDVYVVGCTNVGKSTFINRIIKDASGMEDVITTSYFPGTTLDVVEIPLDDGKMLMDTPGIINDHQMAHHLDAHDLKLITPKKELKPKVYQLNAEQTLFIGGLARFDFIQGGRSSFNIYAANALPVHRTKLENADELFKNHLGDMLSPPGPASLENLPPLVRHEFSIKEAKTDIVISGLGWITIQHANVKVAVHAPKGVNVVIRPSLI from the coding sequence TTGGAATTGATCAAATGTATTGGATGCGGTATTACAATCCAAACAACCGATAAAACTGCAGAAGGCTATGCACCACCTGCTTCTTTAGAGAAGGAAGATGTTATTTGCCAGCGTTGTTTTAAATTACGGAACTATAATGAACTACAGCCAGTTTCCTTATCAGGAGACGATTTTTTAGCGATTCTAAATGGAATCGGTGAGAAACAAGGTTTAATCGTCAAAGTCGTGGATATCTTTGATTTCAACGGTAGCTGGATTAATGGCCTGCATCGCTTTGTAGGCAAGAAAGACATCTTGTTGATCGGTAATAAAGCAGATATTTTGCCGAAAGCGATTAATCCGCAACGAGTGAAGAATTGGATGAAGGCAGAAGCGGCAAAGCTTGGCTTAAAACCGATTGACGTCTTGCTCGTTTCTGCTGTAAAAGGGAACGGCATGAGTGAAGCACTCGACGCAATCGAGAAATACCGTAAAGGTAAAGACGTCTATGTAGTCGGTTGTACGAATGTAGGGAAATCTACGTTTATTAATCGGATCATCAAAGATGCGTCGGGTATGGAGGATGTCATTACGACGTCTTATTTCCCTGGAACAACTCTTGATGTAGTAGAAATTCCATTGGACGATGGAAAAATGCTGATGGATACACCAGGGATCATCAATGATCACCAAATGGCCCATCACTTAGATGCGCACGATTTAAAATTAATTACACCGAAAAAAGAGTTGAAGCCGAAAGTCTATCAACTGAATGCGGAACAGACATTGTTCATTGGTGGACTGGCACGTTTTGATTTCATTCAAGGTGGACGTTCTTCATTCAATATTTACGCAGCGAATGCATTACCGGTTCATCGGACAAAGCTTGAAAATGCAGATGAGCTATTTAAAAATCATCTAGGTGACATGCTTTCTCCACCTGGACCTGCATCCCTCGAAAATTTGCCGCCACTTGTGCGCCATGAATTTTCGATTAAGGAAGCAAAGACAGACATAGTTATTTCAGGTCTTGGCTGGATTACGATTCAGCATGCGAATGTAAAAGTGGCTGTACATGCACCAAAAGGTGTGAATGTCGTAATCAGACCTTCATTGATTTAA